DNA from Solanum stenotomum isolate F172 chromosome 3, ASM1918654v1, whole genome shotgun sequence:
aagaaattaatatgttgagtcaaattttataaattacacTCGAGAAAAGAAATTTAGTATactgtttttcttgttttctgaACTTTGGCAATTACTCCTCTTAACCTTCTTTTCCTTGGCAACTGTTTTTAACTCAATCATTTTAACTGGCTTAGATTCCACACTTTTTTGTGATTCTGGAATTGTACATATAACTTCCAGGCTTTCAACTTCAGTAACTTCTGAGACTAGCTCAGTAACACTATCCATCTCATCTGGCTCAAATTCCTCCACTTTTCGTTTCCTAAAAGGATTATTATCTGGAACTTTCAGCACTTCTTTTCGATGACTCTTTTTCTCTTCTCCCACCATCTTCCGAGTTGATATTGAAGGGCATATCATGTTTTGAAGAGCTACTGCTTCCTCTAAGCACTCACTTTCATCCATAAACGGACACTGCATCTGTTCAGCATCAGAGGCTTGCGATGTCTCCACCACTGAAAATGACAACAAAAAATGTGTTAAATAATTATTGGAGAATCATCATCTCTTTGCCAACACAAGTTCTACCCTTAGTGACATTAGCACGCACAAGAAAAAATATGTGGCATTAATGGTTATATGAATATCAAGCTTGCCTGTTGTTTCTTTTCTGGATTTACTTGAAGAAATAGCAAAAACGCTGCTGTCTTTTGAAGCTTGAGTAAATGCCTCTTGTCGAGAGAAGGGACCACAAATTTTCTTGATGTTTGCAGTAGAGACATGATTTACTGTACTGGGAAAGACATTGAAGGCCTCCATTGTACAAGGATCTATGTTACCTTGAGCAATTGATGTTGCCAATGACGGAAGAATTTCTCTTATGACTGTCAAGGAGAAATTTATTTACCATACCTTTCATTGCAGAAACATCAGATTTAGCAATTTAAAGCACTATTCTATAAAAGGTTAGAGAATGCTGAAGCTTTGGCATAAGAGAAGGCAAGGTCCAAGTAACTAAAGGATACGGTCCTAAGAAGTCAAGTTCTTCGTCCAAAAACTGCAACAGCTCTTCTGGGATGAGTTTCAAGTGCTTGATCCGCTTCAAACTAACATCATATCTGATCAAACATAGACGAAAAGTTGATTATTTGTGTCAGCTGACAAAGGCAGAACTACATCAAAAAGATGTCATGTCAATTATTAGACTCACATTCTAGCATGATGGAAAACTGCAACTGCTTCTCGAAATGATCTTGCGTAATCTTCGGGCATTTGATCTCCTTTCTCAAACTTTAACGTGGAAAGAACCTGTTAAACATTGGAAAATGACTTTTAATTGCGAGGCTCAAAGATTATAAATCTTTTCAGGACTTCTTAAGCAAAGAACAATATGGGACAATGCAAATTTAACATTTCTCCACTAAACATCCAAACCATATAATACAGACATTTGCTGGGGAATGAAGCATCCATTCATAATGATCAAATTGTTGAACAAGATCTAGTAAAATCAATTATGTTGTTCCTCGATGTCTTCTCTAGAAGGATCTTATGATTTCACCTCTTAATTAGAAAGTAATTACATCTTCAATTGGTATCCATATATCTATCAGGTATCAGACAGGTGCAAAGCTGATGTAAGCAATGCCAAATAAACCAAGTCAATTCTGAtggcattttagtcttttcatgtTTCGTATTAATATAGTAAGATACAGGTGAAgagaatttttttcaaattagaaATTAATCGTCAGGCATAGGAAATTTTTTGTTCATAGCAATTTATCACCAATTACTGATGCAAGAAGATAAACTTCTCTGTTTTGAACAAATAGAGACTATGCTTACTCGATCTAAGTTGCGATATTTGGAGACCAGATTATAAGCTCTTGTAATTCCTATACCAGGGACTGAAGGAAGAAAATCACAGCCAGCTAAGACACACATGCCTGCAAATGGTGCAAAAAGGTAAATATCGTAAAAAGTTACAAGGAAGAAAGACAGTCAAATGTTTTTAGAAAGCATTTCACTTTCAGCAGCTAGTTTGCTTCCATTGACTACAAGAACAAAGGCAGTtgatcatcatcattatcaGTCGCAAGAGTACCTTGGAGTGATAGCTGATAGTAGGGTATAGCAACTTCTAAATGTTCTAATTTTGGTTCTCAATGCAAATGAGTTAAAGTTAGAAATTGAGAATAACCTGTAAATAAATCTTTGTTGAAATGTCTGAAGGAAGGAACACGAGTATCACAACTGAAAACATGGTCTAGTACCACTTCTTGACCATTGCCATGGGCATCCATCTTAAAGAAAACCTGTTGACAAGCACATAAAATCAACATGGGTCCACTAGATTCTAAATAAAGGGAATTAAGCTGTTAGGAGAGCAGTAACCTCCATCATGCCATATCAAAGTATTTCAGATTTTCTTACAGCGGGACAGCCATATGCTAGTAAGTCACTATCTTCAGAAATCACTGCCACAATtccattcttttcttctttgagGTTAGACAAGTAGGCTAATTGTGCATCAGCTTCATATGGTGCTACTACGAATTCTATATTCTCTGACTTCAGAATCTGCACGAGCAGAAGATCTTTGTAACAGCTGGATTACTTGAAATCTAGAATTAGCAGATATGGATAATTGAAATCATGCCAAACTACTGAGAAAAAACCAGGAAAGTGTCTGAAATGTCTTCCACAAACAAAGAAAAGGAATAAACGTCTTTTATGACTGAAAGTAGACAAGTTAGTCCACTGTTTAAAACTCTAACTGGCTGAACTCAATAGATGATTTTCAAGTACCTGTATGAGTTGATGCGCCATTGAAGGAGTGACACTCACAGCCCTCTGCATATGAAGCATTAGAATGGATAAAACGAAACATTAGTTTGCCACCTGACTGGATTGTGCATTAAACATCTAAAGGTAAACCAATATAGCATAGTTTAACTATTCTCAAAAGCCACAACCCTTTAGGCATTTTCCATATTAACCATGGGATTAATAAAGAAACTGCATAAAAGTACCTGGAAGAGCTCAACAGCGCCAGCAACATTGCCTTCCTTTAGCTTCAACATTGCCTGATCTCTATTTGTTTTCCTTCTCCTATTGAAATAAAAGATTCACCATCCAAAAGGCTAGTAACAACTCAAAATCAGGTATTAATTAACAAGAATTAAATTTTAGATTACACACTTGTGCCTCTCGTCTTCCGTAGCACCCTTGCAGGGTAAGTTCCCACCATCAAAAACAACTACAGGAGTGATCTTATAATGTCGAAGCATATTGATTCGATGCATGAAGTAGTTCAAGTACTGCAATTTCTTATCACCCTCCGAATTAAGGCAAAGCTCCATACTACATGAATATGCTGAAAATTACACCTTTTATTGATTCTATccatttaaaactaaaatatagaTTACAAAAATTGAATCTTGATTAATAAATgtcaaacaaaatttaaaaaaatacctCCTTTGTGAAGCCAAGAATAAGCATCGATTCCCACCTATTCCCAACAAAATTGGATTTTTATCAAAACCCAGAATGTAATAAATGCGATGAATTTGTACATTGAATTGAAAGTCAATGAAATGGATTTTACCCTTTTGCCGGCGTATTTTTTAATGTGGGCGGTTTCAACATAGGGCTTCATGAACCGGAGGAGATCTTTGATACccatttttttcctctttaattcTTCTAGAAGATTCTGGGTATGTTCTCCTACCTTTCTTCCTTTGAGCTTTCTGGGTTTTGGATCTGTAGATGAAAAAATGGCGATTGGAGGAAGTGAGAGAAAATGGCGGGAAGAAGAGCATGTGTTCAATAATCTATACCTAGCTCCAAAATTGTCAGATTAACGGTACTGTGACGGAAATGAAAGTGAAATCCAATGGGAAAGCGCCACGTTAGCAAACTCTAAGTCGATTGTCCACGTGGCAAATAGTTATTCGTTTATTGTTTTCACTTTCACTGAGTAATGTGACTTGGATCTTTGgtattttaacatttttaccGCGaagataaatttgaaattttggagTCCCGGGAAATTTAATCTACCACGCTCCTAGTTGGCGCGtgcataaattttaattttgccTTTTCAAAAAAATCTCCTCCTTCTTTTAATAAGCTTTTCATCTGTTACTGGAATTTTTTGTTACAGTCGGGTCACTTTTGGACCCAATTGGagtattttatcttttaaataaagGGGTGGACTTTGTCCactattcaattaaaaaaaaaaaaagcttttcatctgttttttttattttttccaagcTTTTCGTTTTGTCATTTTTGCATGCAATTGTCTCTACTAATGGtggaaaaaattatactaaaaaataCCTGCACTTTGATGTTTATACTAACCTAATAAATACATGACACATCACATATGTCTTCGCATAACTTTTATCACTAAACAATACACATTTGCACCTTCATTTATAACTCAATCATGATAAATCATTATGACTTGCTTGATATATAACCTAGTGCAGAAAAAATTAAACACAAGTTAAGCTTCCTTATACAAACTAATCTTGGAGTTTAACTTAATGAGGAAACAGATAGTCTTGAAAAAACTTGCATATATCTATAAATGACATCACATACTCTAATACAACAGTCAACAGGTACGCTACAAAACTACGTATCATAAACTCCGCCATAGTTAGCGCAGTCAGAGCCAACTCTCATACGAGCTCCCGGTGGTTTATTCATCTGACTGTAAACTAGGGTCATTTATATTTGCCTTGCAAACTTACCATTGTTTTAACATAATCATCCCATACAAAGTTGATCACATTGACCCAAATATAGTACTACTATTAGGTCGCTGGTCTCAGATAGAGAGGTAAGTAGTGTTTAGGATCTGGATCTGAACTCCACACTGAGAATGCACTTGTGCATCTCATGTATTTCTCTGTCATTTCAGGGAAGTTTCGATCGATAACATCTTTTAATGTCTCTGTCTTGTTTACCCATTCGAAGCCTTTCTCTGTGTAGGTTCGCGAATTGAAATCTGTTGTGAAGAATCGATCAGCTTCTAACCTcctggagaaaaaaaaatgtagtcaCACGAATTAGCATGAAGATCAATTCTTGTTTAGCGTAGAGTTTAAGTTTTGTACACCGTTATTATATTGACATACCTTGAAGCAATGAGCAGAAATATATTAAAGGCAGTCTCACTAATGGCAAAGCCTTTAATTTTCTTCTCCGCGTGCAAACCAACTTGGAGATCTAGCTTCTCAATATCATCGCCATATACTTCTTGTAGAGCCTCAATTACTTCTTCGTCATCAGTTAAATCCTCCCACTTGCTAATCGGTACCATCAGCAAATTCCTTCTGAACTCATTGTACCGCGGAATTCCCCTCTCTCTGTCTCTATAAACTGTTCACTTAGAAAGTTAGTATGTGAttcctatatatataagatGAAAACAATATGCAAAAGAAGTCCACTGGGATAAACATACTGTCCAAGGCAGCCATGTCAATTAAATCAGGTCTATCATCTCCATCGATATCATGAGGAACAAGGTTTCTCATCCATGATGGAAAATTCCACAACGTAGCAGCTCCACATGACTGGTGGCCCATTGATACCAGCATCTGCTCCATACCGATTTTCGACAAgttcttttctccttctttcccgATCATTTCCCTCATAGGAATCCTGATTATCAAACTACACAGTTAGAAATACATATATCCTATGTCATATAGGGAGGCATAATTTGCTTATAAATGGAAAATGTTTAATTGGATAACATACTCATCTTGAATAGGCAAGGATTTGTCTTCTGATGTAGTCGACTTCAAGTCCCTCAGAACAATCGTGTCAGGTAAAAGTGAATGCATTCTGTAGACACTAACGAACTCTTCAGTCAATGAGTAGGGGGTTCCGTGGTCTCTAGGCTTTTTAAGACCAACTAAGCCACTCAGTACTGGTCCAAATTTGGGTCCTAACAAATCCTTGACTTTCTTCCCCAACAAGCCATACCTGAATCACACTAGACTCTTTTAGTTAACATTAATAGTTAAATTCGTAATGCAAAAGCATGATGCATGACGACTAACTGAAAATTGGGAGGTATTTGTTAATTCAATCACAGTTATAGTCTATATTTGCTCAACGCCCGTgtcaaatcatccataaatgCATTACTTTTAGGTGATCCGGCGCAGGTgcaatgacatttttgaaggatcTGGCAACATAGATCTTTTTCAAGTACTCTTACCAGTTGATCCTCATTCCCGCCATTAGAGTATCAGTCTTAACAAGTTCAAGCGTCCAATCGATAGTATGAATTTTTGCAATGACCGCTGAAGTTATCAATCTTGCATGTTGGTACACCTTTTCATCATCAAATTCAGGGTAATGTTCCTGAGAGGTACAAAACAGGATTTTAAGCGAAGTCAGATTGAGGTGTAAAATAATCAAATGTCATAATACATGCTCATTCGCTTCTTTCGCGATGTCCCAACTATACTATGTAAACTTCATATGACCATAGAAAAGAGAAACTTGGGTACTTCATTAACCTACTTTAAGCATATCACATATGGCATTATGTTCCTTCACAAACAAGGCCTGCAAGAGAGAGTAGCCTGCCCAATAATTTCGGACATCTCCGGATATTGGAATGCCTTTATCATCATGTTCCAGAAGTCCATCACCTGAGACCCTGAGCTTTCCATCTTTAAATCTTCTCACCCTTATCATGCCCTCTTCGTTGTTGCCATATATTACACTCCCATCCCTAATAAAACAGCAAGAGCATATATTTCATCAGATAAAATAAATCTTCACTATTCGACTAATATTTTCGCCTCCCCTTCTCCCCTCCATCTCTGTCGTGGTTATTACCTTGACTCTTTTAGCATGCTACAAAGCAGTAGTTTGGTAGAGTGAAAGAGTCAAGGTAATAACCAAATACTCTTTCTTTacctaataaatatttttagttaaacagctaattattttcaattctcCTCCTATATTATTAGCTTTCCCCATCACCATAAAAGTATTTAGTTTTATTGCTGTCTTTGGAGTCAATAGAAGTACAAACAAAATCACAACTGTTTAGAGTTTTTGAGTCTACTACTCACCACCACGGGGTCCTTGAATTCAAATGCCCAAACTTCATATCAGGTGAACCTGTGGGAAGTTTTTTGGTTTTAAGGAACTTAAATGACTTCAGCGGACACCCTGCTGCAACGTCTTGAGGAGCTCTAAGCTCCACCTGTTGAAAAATTTATGTTagagaaacataaaacacaCCTTTAAGTGCATATAGGTCACTTTTGACCTTTAAATCCCCTCCAGTTCTTAAAACACATATTTACTAGGTACCTGTTCAGTGTCCTCCATATGGTCATTCCAATCATGGATCATAAATTGTACCCATGTGCACGCTATCATGTTGAATTGCCCTCCGCAATCTGTGTACTTTCTTCTTTCCAAGAGCTTCGTGGCCACGGTTACAGGGTGAGGTTCCAGCAGCTGCATAATCAGATGATATTGTCACAAGTGATCATTGAGAGATCTCAAGCTACAGATGTCAGATAGCGTTATGATTAAGACACATTTATTGGACCATGCAAGTTAGCTATCTAAAAAGATCAGCATCACGCGTTTAAATAGGTTCAACAGACTAATTTGCACCCCCTAACCTACTGAACAGAAAACTGAAATATCTGGTAAAGTTGAAACTATCAAATTTACATGATTTAATTAGTGTAGCATAATTAATTGCATTTTGGCTTACCGCATAACTTGAAGTGGATGGTAGCATGTTGCGGCCAAAGAAGGTTCCTTGACTACCCACTAAATGATCCACAGGATGATTGCACGTACCATCAGCAGTCCGATAGGTAAACTCTTCTGTGTCATATTTCTTGCCATTAACTTTCCCTACATGTAAAAGGTTATATCGCTGGTGCAAGTGTCTTCTTATTCCTAGGTAAGCCAACCCTAGTAACACCGGCAATCTATGCCATAAATCAAACTTGTCCACAAGATGTACAACCTGCCATATCAAAAACATGAGCACTAGTAAAAGAAACATTCTAGATTGTAACGCATAATATCACACAGGTGAACGGTTAAAAGAAGGGAACGGAGGACACTAACATAGAACAAAATTGTGTCAAACAAAGACATCTTTGCAACAACATGACGGAGTTGAGGATGAACAAAGTCTGGAAGAGAAATTGAGAATGCCATGAGAGTTTCTCAGCAGTTGACCTGTCAAGTAAAGTCAAAAGGATTCAAGAGATGTGTTATCAGTTATGAAGATTGAGAGGGAAGATATGCGGCATTTATAAGCGTTGAACCTGTGCAAATTTGTCCTGTTTCATGTCATTCAATTGCTCATATCAGTTGGCCCAATCAAGATTGAAGCATTCAACTGTCTCCcataaatcattattttatatGAGTTAACAGTCAAAAACACACTTAAATTATCCCAATTTTTTGTGTTTCATACCTTAACTATTGAGTGAAACTCACACTCCCAATAGTTCAGGTATGAAACTCAATAAAGTGGAATAGTTTAGATGTGTTTTTTACCCTTTAActcattttatattataatgaCGCAAATCAAAGAGAAGTGTCTCGTAGCTTGTGTATAGTGGATCTTTTAATGAGCTTGACAACTACTACTCCAGTTAGGTTTCATTTCACCAGATAATGTTTAGTTCATTAATTAATGAGGATTAGCAGTAAACATCCAAATGTACCTTTCATTTGAATGATAGTCATAGACTAAACCAGAACACTAACATCTGAAACATTCTTTTCGTTTCATATTCAGAGTAGTTGAGTACCCATAAAAGAATGATCTTAAAGAAAAATACCAACATCTAGTCAAAACATCACactcttatatatatttatgtccTTCTTCCATTTCCTGAAAGCCCTCCAATGTGGACCTCGTATACAATTTATCTGATCATCCGAACTCGAACTAAGTAACTTTGGCTCACActctatatatatgttaaagCCTAAAGGGTCCTCTAAGTAACATCAATAcataaagttcaaattttgaattcacaGATCGCCTTCCCACTCCCCTTCCTAAACAGAACAGTAACAAAATTTCTCCAATAAATCAATCTCCTatcgaattaagaagaaaatactATGAGTGATGGAACTaaaacaataacatacccactgaaatcccacaagtgaggtttAGGGAAGGTAGaattcacataaactttagcactgcctcatggaggtagagaggttgtttctgaagGACCGTCGGCTCAAGTGCAAAAAAGACGGGGACGAGAATATAGCAAGTAATAAGGTAACACTGCAAAGTTTTTCgaaaaagaaccgaaaacaacaataaaataatgtgataacCAAACATATCAAACAACATACTAGGATagattattgaaaacaataataaacaacgattttttattttttttttataagaactACAATAATACAATTAAGAACATGGCAAACACCAACCACCCTAAGCAA
Protein-coding regions in this window:
- the LOC125858207 gene encoding alpha-dioxygenase 2, with amino-acid sequence MAFSISLPDFVHPQLRHVVAKMSLFDTILFYVVHLVDKFDLWHRLPVLLGLAYLGIRRHLHQRYNLLHVGKVNGKKYDTEEFTYRTADGTCNHPVDHLVGSQGTFFGRNMLPSTSSYALLEPHPVTVATKLLERRKYTDCGGQFNMIACTWVQFMIHDWNDHMEDTEQVELRAPQDVAAGCPLKSFKFLKTKKLPTGSPDMKFGHLNSRTPWWDGSVIYGNNEEGMIRVRRFKDGKLRVSGDGLLEHDDKGIPISGDVRNYWAGYSLLQALFVKEHNAICDMLKEHYPEFDDEKVYQHARLITSAVIAKIHTIDWTLELVKTDTLMAGMRINWYGLLGKKVKDLLGPKFGPVLSGLVGLKKPRDHGTPYSLTEEFVSVYRMHSLLPDTIVLRDLKSTTSEDKSLPIQDEIPMREMIGKEGEKNLSKIGMEQMLVSMGHQSCGAATLWNFPSWMRNLVPHDIDGDDRPDLIDMAALDIYRDRERGIPRYNEFRRNLLMVPISKWEDLTDDEEVIEALQEVYGDDIEKLDLQVGLHAEKKIKGFAISETAFNIFLLIASRRLEADRFFTTDFNSRTYTEKGFEWVNKTETLKDVIDRNFPEMTEKYMRCTSAFSVWSSDPDPKHYLPLYLRPAT
- the LOC125858109 gene encoding exonuclease 1 yields the protein MGIKDLLRFMKPYVETAHIKKYAGKRVGIDAYSWLHKGAYSCSMELCLNSEGDKKLQYLNYFMHRINMLRHYKITPVVVFDGGNLPCKGATEDERHKRRKTNRDQAMLKLKEGNVAGAVELFQRAVSVTPSMAHQLIQILKSENIEFVVAPYEADAQLAYLSNLKEEKNGIVAVISEDSDLLAYGCPAVFFKMDAHGNGQEVVLDHVFSCDTRVPSFRHFNKDLFTGMCVLAGCDFLPSVPGIGITRAYNLVSKYRNLDRVLSTLKFEKGDQMPEDYARSFREAVAVFHHARIYDVSLKRIKHLKLIPEELLQFLDEELDFLGPEILPSLATSIAQGNIDPCTMEAFNVFPSTVNHVSTANIKKICGPFSRQEAFTQASKDSSVFAISSSKSRKETTVVETSQASDAEQMQCPFMDESECLEEAVALQNMICPSISTRKMVGEEKKSHRKEVLKVPDNNPFRKRKVEEFEPDEMDSVTELVSEVTEVESLEVICTIPESQKSVESKPVKMIELKTVAKEKKVKRSNCQSSENKKNSILNFFSRV